A portion of the Halobacillus ihumii genome contains these proteins:
- a CDS encoding beta-N-acetylglucosaminidase domain-containing protein, whose translation MPRGCHTIADYTWNSYAYNPEESWERSIQSFGGDAANALRTFAENSYSSRISDKESLTLSPLIEEFWAAYESADAEQAAENLTAEFENIQTVLERLRENMDNKRFLDEVDPYLVKLKLSGQAGVTAVQLLMAEKAGNSSDAEQYREMLMA comes from the coding sequence GTGCCGAGAGGATGTCACACTATTGCTGATTATACTTGGAATTCCTATGCTTACAATCCAGAGGAGTCATGGGAACGCAGTATTCAGTCATTTGGCGGTGATGCGGCCAATGCACTGAGAACTTTTGCAGAAAACTCTTATTCCTCACGTATTAGTGATAAAGAATCGTTAACGCTAAGCCCGTTAATTGAAGAATTTTGGGCGGCTTACGAATCAGCAGATGCTGAACAAGCGGCAGAAAACTTGACTGCTGAATTTGAAAATATACAAACGGTACTGGAGAGATTGCGAGAGAATATGGATAATAAAAGATTTCTGGACGAGGTAGATCCATACCTTGTGAAACTAAAATTATCCGGGCAAGCTGGTGTCACCGCTGTACAGCTATTAATGGCAGAGAAAGCCGGAAATTCCAGTGATGCTGAGCAGTATAGAGAGATGCTTATGGCTTAA
- a CDS encoding argininosuccinate synthase: MTKPKVVLAYSGGLDTSISVKWIQEKYGYDVIALGLDVGEGKDLETIRQKALDVGAVKAIMVDAKELLAEGYLMPALKANALYEGKYPLSSALSRPLISKLLVEVAEQEGAVAVAHGCTGKGNDQVRFEVSVQALNPDLEIIAPVREWGMTRDEQIKYAEEKGIPVPVNLDNPFSIDANIWGRACEAGVLEDPWAEAPEAAYAWTNPVEKTPDSPDVIDIEFNSGIPVAINGQPMDIVPLIEKLNDLGGLHGVGRIDHTENRLVGIKSREVYENPGAMILINAHKELEFLTLTREVSQYKATVDQQMAKMIYDGLWYSPLQPALQAFVDETQKTVTGTVKVKLFKGHHTVIGKKSPLSLYNDELSTYSKHDAFDHDAAVGFIKLWGLPTKVHADVHKGEEKNASQQPVSVYE; the protein is encoded by the coding sequence ATGACAAAACCTAAAGTAGTATTGGCCTATTCAGGAGGACTGGATACATCTATTTCGGTAAAGTGGATTCAGGAGAAATACGGGTATGATGTAATTGCGCTGGGCTTGGATGTTGGCGAAGGAAAGGATCTTGAAACGATTCGTCAAAAGGCATTGGATGTTGGGGCTGTCAAGGCGATCATGGTAGATGCAAAGGAACTCCTTGCTGAGGGATACTTGATGCCGGCCCTGAAAGCGAATGCGTTGTACGAAGGAAAATATCCTTTATCTTCAGCGTTATCTCGTCCATTGATTTCGAAGCTTTTAGTAGAAGTGGCAGAACAAGAGGGAGCTGTAGCGGTCGCTCATGGCTGTACAGGGAAAGGAAATGACCAGGTGAGATTTGAAGTGTCGGTTCAGGCGCTTAACCCGGACCTCGAAATTATCGCTCCTGTCAGAGAGTGGGGTATGACACGTGATGAACAAATTAAATATGCAGAGGAAAAAGGAATTCCGGTTCCTGTTAATTTAGATAATCCATTTTCGATCGATGCCAACATTTGGGGACGTGCCTGCGAAGCTGGAGTGTTGGAGGATCCGTGGGCCGAAGCTCCTGAGGCCGCGTATGCATGGACAAATCCTGTTGAGAAAACACCAGATTCACCAGATGTAATAGATATCGAGTTTAATAGCGGCATTCCTGTTGCCATAAATGGCCAGCCAATGGACATTGTTCCCCTTATCGAAAAATTAAATGATTTAGGCGGACTGCACGGCGTCGGACGTATTGATCATACCGAAAACCGTCTCGTCGGTATTAAATCGAGAGAAGTATATGAGAATCCAGGTGCGATGATCTTAATTAACGCACACAAAGAACTAGAATTCCTGACGTTAACGCGTGAAGTATCACAGTATAAAGCAACGGTTGATCAGCAAATGGCTAAAATGATTTACGATGGTCTATGGTATTCACCTTTACAGCCTGCTCTGCAAGCGTTTGTGGACGAAACTCAGAAAACAGTTACGGGTACGGTGAAAGTGAAGCTGTTTAAAGGTCACCATACTGTTATCGGCAAGAAATCACCGCTCAGTCTTTATAATGATGAACTATCCACGTATTCGAAGCATGATGCGTTTGATCACGATGCGGCAGTTGGTTTCATTAAATTGTGGGGACTGCCAACTAAAGTTCATGCAGATGTGCATAAAGGTGAGGAGAAAAATGCTTCACAACAGCCGGTGAGTGTGTATGAGTAA
- a CDS encoding sulfite oxidase-like oxidoreductase: MNKAERLKRSKDPQVTERFGGRLPPGQVLTEKFPILTVGEVPSYDLEEWDFQIAGAGDETLRFSYQDLMELPQSKVVCDIHCVTRWSKFDSEFEGVLLKDLLDGLEIPKDNQYVMVSGDYDYTANIDLQDLLADDVILAHSYNGKPLTEKHGYPFRLVIPHLYFWKSVKWIRGFEFKGSDTPGFWEQNGFHNEGDPFKEQRFTDESEVMEKGKWKEKDFDY; this comes from the coding sequence ATGAATAAGGCGGAACGATTGAAGCGGTCAAAGGACCCACAGGTTACCGAGCGGTTTGGCGGGCGGCTGCCGCCGGGTCAAGTGTTAACAGAGAAATTTCCGATCTTAACAGTTGGTGAAGTTCCGTCCTATGACCTAGAAGAGTGGGATTTTCAGATCGCCGGGGCTGGTGATGAAACGCTTCGTTTTTCATATCAGGATTTAATGGAGCTGCCACAGTCGAAAGTTGTTTGTGATATTCACTGTGTGACGAGATGGTCAAAGTTCGATAGTGAATTTGAAGGAGTCCTGCTAAAAGATTTACTGGATGGGTTAGAGATTCCTAAAGACAATCAGTACGTGATGGTGAGTGGGGATTATGATTATACAGCTAATATCGACCTTCAAGATTTGTTAGCGGACGATGTGATCCTGGCTCATTCTTATAATGGCAAGCCGCTGACTGAAAAGCATGGCTATCCATTCCGGCTCGTCATCCCGCATTTGTACTTTTGGAAAAGCGTCAAGTGGATCAGAGGTTTTGAGTTTAAGGGATCAGATACGCCGGGTTTTTGGGAACAAAATGGGTTTCATAACGAGGGGGATCCGTTTAAAGAACAGCGCTTTACTGATGAGAGTGAAGTTATGGAAAAGGGTAAATGGAAAGAAAAGGATTTTGATTACTAA
- a CDS encoding transposase, translated as MAFTSNQGKKALPVVETKDVQSYFPFLTSHTREFRGTLELFRKGRRWYVAIPIQVSSDLGLGNTYPSKKPLTDYTSIGVDLGLRHLVVLSEPTSGKRQFFSGKEVGYKRRHFRSLRRSLGKKKAQRAIEHVGQKESRWMKDYNRKLAQDIVTFAQQFEKPMIKLEQLDNIRKTCRSMKRADKTIHSWAFYQLKQCIKERAATFNIPVVDIDPHKTSQTCFACKHAERSNRKREVFHCKKCGHKAHADLNASQNIATSTNLAAS; from the coding sequence ATCGCCTTCACAAGCAACCAAGGTAAAAAGGCTCTTCCTGTGGTCGAAACAAAAGATGTTCAAAGCTATTTTCCATTTCTAACAAGTCACACTCGAGAGTTCCGAGGAACCCTAGAATTATTTCGTAAAGGAAGACGATGGTATGTCGCCATTCCCATCCAAGTAAGTTCTGACTTGGGTCTAGGAAACACCTATCCATCCAAGAAACCATTAACGGATTACACATCTATCGGTGTTGATCTAGGGTTGAGACACCTTGTGGTTCTCTCTGAACCGACAAGTGGCAAACGGCAATTCTTTTCAGGCAAAGAAGTCGGTTATAAACGACGTCACTTTCGTTCCCTTCGTCGTTCGTTAGGAAAGAAAAAGGCACAGCGTGCTATAGAACACGTAGGTCAAAAAGAAAGCCGTTGGATGAAAGACTACAACCGAAAATTAGCCCAAGATATTGTGACGTTTGCTCAGCAATTCGAGAAACCCATGATTAAGCTCGAACAACTGGACAATATCCGAAAGACTTGTCGCAGCATGAAACGGGCAGATAAAACGATTCATTCATGGGCGTTTTATCAGTTGAAGCAATGCATCAAAGAACGAGCAGCTACATTCAACATTCCTGTGGTGGATATTGACCCGCATAAAACAAGCCAAACCTGCTTCGCATGTAAGCATGCGGAGCGATCCAATCGAAAGCGTGAGGTATTCCACTGTAAGAAATGCGGTCATAAAGCTCATGCCGATCTCAATGCCAGTCAAAACATCGCAACAAGCACGAACTTGGCGGCGTCCTAA
- a CDS encoding GNAT family N-acetyltransferase — MNVISNHKLDKNLVTDFFKAHWGSPKMVISRGIFQCDQLDGFAVLDENEGIIGLITYIMEEDECEVISLDSVVENKGVGTLLLQKVEQTAREKGHQHIRLVTTNDNIHALGFYQKKGYRLEEVYYDAVEKARMMKPEIPYLSDNSIPITDEILLVKHL, encoded by the coding sequence ATGAATGTTATTTCCAATCATAAACTAGATAAAAATCTAGTAACGGATTTTTTTAAGGCTCATTGGGGAAGTCCGAAAATGGTCATATCACGTGGGATATTTCAATGTGATCAGTTAGATGGGTTTGCGGTATTAGATGAAAATGAAGGCATCATTGGCTTAATCACATATATCATGGAAGAAGATGAGTGTGAAGTTATTTCGTTAGATAGTGTGGTCGAGAATAAAGGTGTAGGAACGTTGCTTTTGCAAAAGGTTGAACAGACAGCTCGTGAAAAAGGTCATCAACATATCCGTTTAGTGACGACAAATGATAATATACATGCGCTAGGATTCTATCAAAAGAAGGGGTATCGTCTTGAGGAAGTTTATTATGATGCGGTTGAAAAGGCGAGGATGATGAAACCCGAAATCCCTTATCTATCAGACAACAGTATACCAATCACTGACGAAATCCTATTAGTTAAACACTTGTGA
- a CDS encoding DHA2 family efflux MFS transporter permease subunit produces MTTQPYNKTLMAGLLLAGSFIAILNQTLMITAIPPIMDEMNISANTAQWLTTVFMLVNGVMIPITAFLIERFTTRQLFMTAMSVFTVGTIVGGLAPNFGVLLTGRIIQSAGAGIMLPLMQTVFLLIFPVNKRGAAMGYIGLVISFAPAIGPTLSGWVTSHYSWRFLFLLVLPLAILIIFIAYFILKNVTELTYPKLDIPSIILSSVGFGGLLFGFSSAGNYGWDSGRTIAILAVGALTLMVFIMRQLRMNHPMLEFRVFKYNTFTIATIIGMISFLGLIGSETLIPLYMQNMRDFTAMESGLVLLPGALISGLMSPITGRIFDRIGARLLGIVGLTIMTGATLAFGFLGTTTTLTFLIVTYAIRMFGFSMVMMPVTTAGLNQLPQKLIPHGAAMNNTMRQIAASVGTAILVTIMTMTAQSAQQAPSISNPGIHGVNVAFMVIAVLSFIGIILSIFVKRTYPPAEEEFEAVETEHGKKKAENM; encoded by the coding sequence ATGACGACGCAACCTTATAACAAAACGTTAATGGCTGGTCTATTGCTCGCGGGTTCCTTTATCGCGATATTAAATCAGACACTTATGATTACAGCTATTCCTCCAATTATGGATGAAATGAATATATCAGCTAATACAGCCCAGTGGCTGACTACGGTTTTTATGCTTGTTAATGGAGTGATGATTCCCATTACTGCCTTTTTAATTGAGCGATTTACGACCCGTCAGCTCTTTATGACGGCTATGAGTGTATTTACTGTGGGGACAATTGTAGGAGGGCTTGCCCCGAACTTCGGTGTATTGTTAACAGGAAGAATCATTCAATCAGCCGGAGCCGGGATTATGCTGCCGCTCATGCAGACGGTATTTCTGTTAATTTTCCCTGTTAATAAACGAGGCGCAGCGATGGGGTATATCGGGCTCGTGATCTCCTTTGCTCCAGCGATTGGACCGACCTTGTCGGGCTGGGTAACTTCTCATTATTCTTGGAGATTTCTTTTTCTACTCGTTTTACCTTTAGCCATTTTAATTATCTTTATTGCTTATTTCATATTAAAGAATGTTACAGAACTCACGTATCCGAAACTCGATATTCCATCGATTATCTTATCTTCCGTCGGCTTTGGAGGACTTCTGTTTGGTTTCTCGAGTGCCGGAAACTACGGGTGGGATAGTGGACGAACTATTGCCATCCTTGCCGTTGGGGCCCTTACGCTTATGGTCTTTATTATGCGGCAGTTACGTATGAATCACCCAATGCTTGAGTTCAGGGTATTCAAATACAACACATTTACGATCGCTACCATAATCGGAATGATCTCGTTCCTTGGATTGATCGGATCAGAAACCTTGATCCCTCTATATATGCAGAACATGAGAGATTTCACAGCTATGGAGTCCGGACTCGTTCTCCTTCCTGGTGCTCTCATTTCCGGATTAATGTCTCCGATTACCGGACGAATTTTTGACCGGATTGGAGCTCGTCTGTTAGGAATAGTTGGTTTAACGATTATGACTGGCGCAACCTTGGCCTTTGGCTTCTTGGGTACAACAACTACACTTACGTTCCTGATTGTCACGTATGCTATTCGTATGTTTGGATTCTCGATGGTGATGATGCCCGTTACAACAGCAGGTTTAAATCAACTGCCACAGAAATTGATCCCACACGGAGCAGCTATGAATAATACGATGCGCCAAATCGCTGCTTCCGTCGGGACCGCCATCCTCGTTACGATCATGACGATGACGGCCCAAAGCGCCCAGCAAGCTCCATCTATCTCAAACCCTGGCATCCACGGAGTCAACGTTGCCTTTATGGTCATTGCCGTTTTATCGTTTATCGGGATTATCTTATCTATATTTGTTAAAAGAACCTATCCGCCAGCTGAAGAAGAGTTTGAAGCTGTGGAAACTGAACATGGTAAGAAAAAAGCAGAAAATATGTAA
- a CDS encoding peroxiredoxin: MENDQNQTQTISMPRIGERAPDFKAASTQGDLSLDAYKGKWFVLFSHPADFTPVCTTEFVGFQGIYDQLQELDTELVGLSIDSISSHIAWIRNIEENFQTKIKFPVIADLDKKVATKFGMIMPESSGTETSRAVFVIDDKGTIRSIIYYPLTTGRNMAEIVRLVEALKTTEEHGVSTPADWQKGEQVIAPPPKTQEDADKRMDDPNYDCVDWYFCKKDLNK, translated from the coding sequence ATGGAAAACGATCAAAATCAAACCCAAACCATTAGCATGCCTCGCATTGGTGAAAGAGCACCTGACTTTAAAGCCGCATCTACCCAAGGAGACCTCTCCCTGGATGCTTATAAAGGAAAGTGGTTTGTTTTATTTTCACACCCTGCCGACTTTACCCCTGTCTGTACAACAGAATTTGTTGGCTTTCAAGGAATTTATGACCAGCTCCAAGAACTCGATACTGAGCTTGTCGGTTTAAGTATTGATAGTATTTCGTCCCACATTGCCTGGATTCGAAATATTGAAGAAAACTTTCAAACGAAAATTAAATTTCCAGTTATCGCAGACTTGGATAAAAAAGTCGCGACAAAATTTGGCATGATTATGCCTGAAAGCAGTGGTACCGAGACATCTCGCGCTGTGTTTGTCATCGATGATAAAGGAACGATCCGCTCCATTATATACTATCCATTGACTACAGGCCGAAACATGGCTGAAATTGTTCGTCTAGTGGAAGCACTGAAGACGACGGAAGAACACGGTGTCTCGACACCGGCTGATTGGCAGAAGGGTGAACAAGTTATCGCACCACCTCCTAAAACACAAGAAGATGCCGATAAGCGGATGGATGATCCAAATTATGATTGTGTAGATTGGTATTTTTGCAAGAAAGACCTTAACAAATAA
- the argH gene encoding argininosuccinate lyase, with translation MSKLWGGRFTKPTNKLVEEYTSSIGFDVKLALHDIQGSLAHVEMLGDCQIISQEEVSQIKEGLQVIKKKIENEEVEFSVEQEDIHMNIEKLLIEEIGPVGGKLHTGRSRNDQVATDMHLYLKEKTHHLIQLVEAVQEALVHQADAHVETILPGYTHLQRAQPVSFAHHLLAYFWMFERDKERLKDSVKRINWSPLGAAALAGTPYPVDRQMTAEKLGFDHVYPNSLDAVSDRDFILEFLSISSILITHISRLSEELILWSSQEFNFIELDDAFCTGSSIMPQKKNPDVPELLRGKTGRIYGNLMGLLTLLKGLPLAYNKDMQEDKEGMFDTVETLDGALSLLAPMLASMEVKNANMRQAVNEDYSNATDIADYLAVKGMPFRQAHEVIGKIVLYAIQEQKFLLDLTLDEYKGFSELFEEDIFEKLAPEQVVAARNSEGGTGFEQVAQQLELAKQHV, from the coding sequence ATGAGTAAACTTTGGGGAGGACGTTTTACGAAGCCAACGAACAAACTGGTCGAAGAGTACACCTCTTCGATCGGCTTTGACGTTAAACTAGCTTTACACGATATTCAGGGAAGTTTAGCTCATGTGGAGATGCTAGGGGATTGCCAAATTATTTCACAAGAGGAAGTCTCCCAAATCAAAGAGGGCTTACAGGTCATTAAGAAAAAAATAGAAAACGAAGAAGTGGAGTTTTCGGTTGAACAAGAAGATATTCATATGAACATCGAAAAGCTGCTGATTGAAGAGATTGGCCCTGTGGGTGGTAAGCTCCATACCGGGAGAAGCCGAAATGATCAAGTGGCGACAGATATGCATTTATATTTGAAAGAAAAGACACATCATTTAATACAGTTGGTCGAAGCGGTCCAGGAAGCACTTGTTCATCAGGCGGACGCTCATGTAGAAACGATCCTCCCGGGATATACACACTTGCAAAGAGCCCAGCCCGTTTCGTTTGCTCATCATTTGCTGGCGTATTTTTGGATGTTTGAGAGGGATAAAGAGCGTCTTAAGGATAGTGTGAAGCGGATTAACTGGTCCCCGCTGGGTGCAGCAGCGCTTGCTGGAACGCCTTATCCAGTCGACCGTCAGATGACGGCTGAGAAACTCGGATTTGATCACGTTTATCCAAACTCATTGGACGCCGTCAGTGATCGGGATTTTATTCTGGAGTTTTTGTCAATATCATCCATTTTAATCACCCATATATCAAGACTTTCGGAAGAGCTGATTCTGTGGAGCAGTCAGGAGTTTAATTTCATTGAGCTTGATGATGCGTTTTGTACGGGGTCAAGTATTATGCCGCAGAAGAAGAACCCGGATGTGCCTGAATTGCTTCGTGGTAAAACGGGGCGGATTTATGGTAATTTGATGGGATTGCTGACCCTTCTGAAGGGGCTGCCGCTTGCGTACAATAAGGATATGCAGGAGGACAAGGAAGGCATGTTTGATACGGTGGAGACGTTGGATGGTGCGCTTTCTCTGCTTGCTCCGATGCTTGCTTCGATGGAAGTTAAGAATGCTAATATGCGTCAGGCGGTGAACGAGGATTATTCTAATGCGACGGATATCGCTGATTATTTAGCCGTGAAGGGAATGCCGTTTCGTCAGGCGCATGAGGTGATCGGCAAAATTGTGCTGTATGCGATTCAGGAGCAAAAGTTTTTGCTTGATTTGACACTTGATGAGTATAAAGGATTTTCTGAGCTGTTTGAAGAGGATATCTTTGAAAAATTAGCGCCTGAACAAGTTGTGGCTGCTCGAAATAGTGAAGGCGGCACTGGATTTGAACAAGTGGCACAGCAGCTTGAGTTAGCTAAGCAGCATGTGTAG